One Macrobrachium rosenbergii isolate ZJJX-2024 chromosome 10, ASM4041242v1, whole genome shotgun sequence DNA window includes the following coding sequences:
- the LOC136843017 gene encoding uncharacterized protein, producing the protein MVRPVAGALGTWVVAASLYVLLTVEPSSATAIAVPEAQPEPCCGLVAGALGFAGGYLIGRHSHRHRGCGGCGCGGCGGGCGWCGGGYYGRRRRSLDEILEKDVLEDIYWQISNEDQDQCGLKLVCELAQKDPNDLSREEFLILLPYRGRKEEGTTSYYGLYDQAAWHGQEGHKCHEEFPLCAFSSAQMMLGYKNDTRLTL; encoded by the exons ATGGTCAGACCAGTAGCAGGTGCCCTTGGCACGTGGGTAGTCGCTGCGTCTCTCTACGTTTTACTGACGGTAGAGCCTTCTTCTGCGACAGCTATCGCGGTACCAGAAGCCCAGCCTGAACCCTGCTGTGGACTAGTAGCCGGAGCTCTTGGCTTTGCTGGG GGCTACCTGATCGGCCGCCATTCACATCGCCACAGGGGATGTGGCGGTTGCGGATGTGGAGGATGTGGTGGCGGATGTGGATGGTGTGGCGGAGGATACTacggcaggagaaggaggagtcTTGACGAAATCTTGGAAAAGGATGTCCTGGAGGATATCTACTGGCAG ATTTCAAATGAGGACCAAGACCAGTGTGGACTGAAGCTTGTTTGCGAGTTGGCCCAGAAGGACCCCAATGACCTGTCAAGAGAGGAGTTCTTGATTCTGCTGCCATATCG AGGCCGTAAGGAAGAGGGAACAACATCCTATTACGGATTGTACGACCAAGCAGCCTGGCACGGGCAAGAAGGACACAAGTGTCACGAAGAGTTTCCTCTCTGCGCTTTCAGTTCCGCGCAGATGATGTTAGGTTACAAGAACGATACTCGTTTGACATTGTAA